From one Neofelis nebulosa isolate mNeoNeb1 chromosome 4, mNeoNeb1.pri, whole genome shotgun sequence genomic stretch:
- the BRPF1 gene encoding peregrin isoform X5 codes for MGVDFDVKTFCHNLRATKPPYECPVETCRKVYKSYSGIEYHLYHYDHDNPPPPQQTPLRKHKKKGRQSRPANKQSPSPSEVSQSPGREVMSYAQAQRMVEVDLHGRVHRISIFDNLDVVSEDEEAPEEAPETGSNKENTETPAATPKSGKHKNKEKRKDSNHHHHHNASVSTTPKLPEVVYRELEQDTPDAPPRPTSYYRYIEKSAEELDEEVEYDMDEEDYIWLDIMNERRKTEGVSPIPQEIFEYLMDRLEKESYFESHNKGDPNALVDEDAVCCICNDGECQNSNVILFCDMCNLAVHQECYGVPYIPEGQWLCRRCLQSPSRAVDCALCPNKGGAFKQTDDGRWAHVVCALWIPEVCFANTVFLEPIDSIEHIPPARWKLTCYICKQRGSGACIQCHKANCYTAFHVTCAQQAGLYMKMEPVRETGANGTSFSVRKTAYCDIHTPPGSARRLPALSHSEGEEDEDEEEDEGKSWSSEKVKKAKAKSRIKMKKARKILAEKRAAAPVVSVPCIPPHRLSKITNRLTIQRKSQFMQRLHSYWTLKRQSRNGVPLLRRLQTHLQSQRNCDQVGRDSEDKNWALKEQLKSWQRLRHDLERARLLVELIRKREKLKRETIKVQQIAMEMQLTPFLILLRKTLEQLQEKDTGNIFSEPVPLSEVPDYLDHIKKPMDFFTMKQNLEAYRYLNFDDFEEDFNLIVSNCLKYNAKDTIFYRAAVRLREQGGAVLRQARRQAEKMGIDFETGMHIPHSLAGDEAPQHTEDAAEEERLILLENQKHLPVEEQLKLLLERLDEVNASKQSVSRSRRAKMIKKEMTALRRKLAHQRETGRDGPERHGPSSRGSLTPHPAACDKDGQTDSAAEESSSQETTKGLGPNMSSTPAHEVGRRTSVLFSKKNPKTAGPPKRPGRPPKNRESQMTPSHGGSPVGPPQLPIMGSLRQRKRGRSPRPSSSSDSDSDKSTEDPPMDLPANGFSGGNQPVKKSFLVYRNDCSLPRSSSDSESSSSSSSSAASDRTSTTPSKQGRGKPSFSRGTFPEDSSEDTSGTENEAYSVGTGRGVGHSMVRKSLGRGAGWLSEDEDSPLDALDLVWAKCRGYPSYPALIIDPKMPREGMFHHGVPIPVPPLEVLKLGEQMTQEAREHLYLVLFFDNKRTWQWLPRTKLVPLGVNQDLDKEKMLEGRKSNIRKSVQIAYHRALQHRSKVQGEQSSETSDSD; via the exons ATGGGGGTGGACTTTGACGTGAAGACTTTCTGCCACAACTTGCGGGCAACTAAGCCACCATATGAGTGCCCCGTGGAGACCTGCCGTAAGGTCTACAAGAGTTACAGTGGTATTGAGTACCACCTATATCACTATGACCACGACAACCCACCACCCCCGCAGCAGACTCCACTCCGCAAGCACAAAAAGAAGGGGCGCCAATCACGCCCAGCCAACAAGCAGTCGCCCAGCCCCTCAGAGGTATCCCAGTCACCCGGCCGTGAGGTGATGAGCTACGCGCAGGCCCAGCGCATGGTGGAGGTGGACCTGCATGGCCGAGTCCACCGCATCAGCATCTTTGACAACCTGGATGTGGTGTCAGAGGATGAGGAGGCCCCTGAGGAGGCTCCTGAGACTGGTAGCAACAAGGAGAACACCGAGACACCAGCTGCTACTCCCAAGTCAGGCAAGCATAAGAACAAGGAGAAGCGCAAGGACtccaaccatcaccaccaccataaTGCTTCTGTGAGCACCACTCCCAAGCTGCCAGAGGTGGTATACCGGGAGTTGGAGCAGGACACCCCCGATGCCCCACCCCGGCCGACTTCCTATTACCG GTACATTGAGAAGTCGGCAGAGGAGCTGGACGAGGAAGTAGAATATGACATGGACGAGGAGGACTACATCTGGCTGGATATCATGAATGAGCGGCGGAAGACAGAGGGTGTGAGTCCCATCCCGCAGGAGATCTTTGAGTACCTTATGGACCGGCTGGAGAAGGAGTCCTACTTTGAAAGCCACAATAAAGGTGACCCCAATGCACTAGTGGATGAGGATGCTGTGTGCTGTATCTGCAATGATGGTGAGTGCCAGAACAGCAATGTCATCCTATTCTGTGACATGTGCAACCTGGCTGTGCACCAAGAGTGCTACGGTGTCCCCTACATCCCTGAGGGCCAGTGGCTGTGCCGCCGCTGCCTACAGTCACCCTCCCGCGCTGTGGACTGTGCCCTGTGCCCCAACAAGGGTGGTGCCTTCAAGCAGACAGATGACGGGCGCTGGGCCCATGTGGTGTGTGCCCTGTGGATCCCTGAAGTCTGCTTTGCCAACACAGTCTTCCTGGAGCCTATCGACAGCATCGAGCACATCCCACCAGCTCGCTGGAAGCTGACCTGCTATATTTGCAAACAGCGGGGCTCAGGGGCATGCATTCAGTGCCACAAGGCCAACTGCTACACAGCCTTCCACGTGACATGTGCCCAGCAGGCTGGCCTTTACATGAAGATGGAGCCTGTGCGAGAGACAGGTGCCAATGGCACTTCTTTCAGCGTCCGCAAGACGGCCTACTGTGACATCCACACACCCCCAGGTTCAGCACGCCGCTTGCCTGCCCTGTCCCACAGTGAGGGTGAggaggatgaggatgaggaggaggatgagggtAAGAGTTGGAGCTCAGAGAAGGTCAAGAAGGCCAAGGCCAAGTCCCGGATCAAGATGAAGAAGGCACGGAAGATCCTGGCAGAGAAGCGGGCCGCAGCACCTGTGGTGTCGGTGCCCTGCATCCCACCACACAG GCTCAGTAAAATCACCAACCGCCTGACCATCCAAAGGAAGAGCCAGTTCATGCAGAGGCTACACAGCTACTGGACGCTGAAACGACAGTCACGAAATGGAGTCCCGCTGCTACGTCGCCTGCAGACACATCTGCAGTCTCAGAGGAATTGTGACCAAGTCGGG AGAGATTCTGAGGATAAGAACTGGGCCCTCAAAGAACAGCTCAAGTCCTGGCAGCGCCTCCGGCACGACCTGGAGCGAGCTCGGCTGCTGGTGGAGCTGATCCGCAAGCGGGAGAAACTCAAAAGGGAGACG ATCAAGGTCCAGCAGATCGCCATGGAGATGCAGCTGACCCCCTTCCTCATCCTCCTTCGCAAAACCTTGGAGCAGCTCCAAGAAAAGGACACAGGCAACATCTTCAGCGAGCCGGTCCCTCTGTCTGAG GTACCTGACTACCTAGACCACATCAAAAAGCCCATGGACTTTTTCACCATGAAGCAGAACTTGGAGGCTTACCGCTACCTGAACTTTGATGATTTTGAGGAGGACTTCAACCTTATCGTCAGCAACTGCCTCAAGTATAACGCCAAGGACACCATCTTCTACCGGGCAGCAGTGCGGCTCCGAGAACAGGGTGGCGCTGTGCTCCGCCAGGCCCGGCGCCAGGCAGAAAAAATGGGCATTGACTTTGAGACGGGCATGCATATCCCCCACAGCCTGGCTGGAGATGAGGCCCCACAGCACACTGAAGATG CAGCAGAGGAAGAGCGGCTGATCCTGCTGGAGAACCAGAAGCACCTGCCAGTGGAAGAGCAGCTGAAGTTGTTGCTGGAGCGGCTGGATGAGGTGAATGCCAGCAAGCAGAGTGTGAGTCGTTCACGGCGTGCAAAGATGATCAAGAAGGAGATGACGGCACTGCGGCGGAAGCTTGCCCACCAGCGGGAAACTGGAAGGGATGGGCCTGAGCGTCATGGCCCCTCCAGCCGGGGCAGCCTGACACCCCACCCGGCAGCATGTGACAAGGACGGGCAGACAGACAGTGCCGCCGAAGAGAGCAGCAGCCAGGAGACAACCAAAG gCCTGGGTCCCAACATGTCCTCAACCCCCGCACATGAGGTGGGCAGGAGAACCTCAGTTCTGTTCTCCAAAAAGAACCCGAAGACAGCTGGACCGCCCAAGAGGCCGGGCCGGCCCCCCAAAAACCGGGAGAGCCAGATGACCCCCAGCCACGGAGGCAGTCCTGTGGGGCCCCCCCAGCTCCCCATCATGGGCTCCCTACGTCAGCGCAAGCGGGGTAGGAGCCCCCGGCCCAGTTCGAGCTCAGACAGCGACAGTGATAAATCCACAGAAGACCCCCCAATGG ACTTACCAGCTAATGGCTTCAGCGGTGGAAATCAGCCAGTGAAGAAGAGTTTCTTGGTATATCGTAATGACTGCAGCCTTCCCCGGAGCAGCTCCGACTCTGAGTCTAGCAGCAGTAGCAGTAGCAGCGCTGCCTCAGACCGAACCAG CACAACACCCTCAAAACAGGGCCGGGGCAAGCCCTCCTTCTCTCGGGGCACATTCCCAGAAGACAGCAGTGAAGATACCTCAGGCACTGAGAACGAGGCCTACTCCGTGGGCACTGGCCGCGGCGTGGGCCACAGCA TGGTAAGGAAGAGTCTGGGACGGGGAGCTGGCTGGCTGTCAGAGGATGAGGACTCCCCACTGGATGCTCTGGACCTGGTGTGGGCCAAATGCCGAGGGTATCCATCATACCCAGCTCTG
- the BRPF1 gene encoding peregrin isoform X1, whose translation MGVDFDVKTFCHNLRATKPPYECPVETCRKVYKSYSGIEYHLYHYDHDNPPPPQQTPLRKHKKKGRQSRPANKQSPSPSEVSQSPGREVMSYAQAQRMVEVDLHGRVHRISIFDNLDVVSEDEEAPEEAPETGSNKENTETPAATPKSGKHKNKEKRKDSNHHHHHNASVSTTPKLPEVVYRELEQDTPDAPPRPTSYYRYIEKSAEELDEEVEYDMDEEDYIWLDIMNERRKTEGVSPIPQEIFEYLMDRLEKESYFESHNKGDPNALVDEDAVCCICNDGECQNSNVILFCDMCNLAVHQECYGVPYIPEGQWLCRRCLQSPSRAVDCALCPNKGGAFKQTDDGRWAHVVCALWIPEVCFANTVFLEPIDSIEHIPPARWKLTCYICKQRGSGACIQCHKANCYTAFHVTCAQQAGLYMKMEPVRETGANGTSFSVRKTAYCDIHTPPGSARRLPALSHSEGEEDEDEEEDEGKSWSSEKVKKAKAKSRIKMKKARKILAEKRAAAPVVSVPCIPPHRLSKITNRLTIQRKSQFMQRLHSYWTLKRQSRNGVPLLRRLQTHLQSQRNCDQVGRDSEDKNWALKEQLKSWQRLRHDLERARLLVELIRKREKLKRETIKVQQIAMEMQLTPFLILLRKTLEQLQEKDTGNIFSEPVPLSEVPDYLDHIKKPMDFFTMKQNLEAYRYLNFDDFEEDFNLIVSNCLKYNAKDTIFYRAAVRLREQGGAVLRQARRQAEKMGIDFETGMHIPHSLAGDEAPQHTEDAAEEERLILLENQKHLPVEEQLKLLLERLDEVNASKQSVSRSRRAKMIKKEMTALRRKLAHQRETGRDGPERHGPSSRGSLTPHPAACDKDGQTDSAAEESSSQETTKGLGPNMSSTPAHEVGRRTSVLFSKKNPKTAGPPKRPGRPPKNRESQMTPSHGGSPVGPPQLPIMGSLRQRKRGRSPRPSSSSDSDSDKSTEDPPMDLPANGFSGGNQPVKKSFLVYRNDCSLPRSSSDSESSSSSSSSAASDRTSTTPSKQGRGKPSFSRGTFPEDSSEDTSGTENEAYSVGTGRGVGHSSKYPHPRPGKPGARYQGLASPLAADLLPLSHSCEVVRKSLGRGAGWLSEDEDSPLDALDLVWAKCRGYPSYPALIIDPKMPREGMFHHGVPIPVPPLEVLKLGEQMTQEAREHLYLVLFFDNKRTWQWLPRTKLVPLGVNQDLDKEKMLEGRKSNIRKSVQIAYHRALQHRSKVQGEQSSETSDSD comes from the exons ATGGGGGTGGACTTTGACGTGAAGACTTTCTGCCACAACTTGCGGGCAACTAAGCCACCATATGAGTGCCCCGTGGAGACCTGCCGTAAGGTCTACAAGAGTTACAGTGGTATTGAGTACCACCTATATCACTATGACCACGACAACCCACCACCCCCGCAGCAGACTCCACTCCGCAAGCACAAAAAGAAGGGGCGCCAATCACGCCCAGCCAACAAGCAGTCGCCCAGCCCCTCAGAGGTATCCCAGTCACCCGGCCGTGAGGTGATGAGCTACGCGCAGGCCCAGCGCATGGTGGAGGTGGACCTGCATGGCCGAGTCCACCGCATCAGCATCTTTGACAACCTGGATGTGGTGTCAGAGGATGAGGAGGCCCCTGAGGAGGCTCCTGAGACTGGTAGCAACAAGGAGAACACCGAGACACCAGCTGCTACTCCCAAGTCAGGCAAGCATAAGAACAAGGAGAAGCGCAAGGACtccaaccatcaccaccaccataaTGCTTCTGTGAGCACCACTCCCAAGCTGCCAGAGGTGGTATACCGGGAGTTGGAGCAGGACACCCCCGATGCCCCACCCCGGCCGACTTCCTATTACCG GTACATTGAGAAGTCGGCAGAGGAGCTGGACGAGGAAGTAGAATATGACATGGACGAGGAGGACTACATCTGGCTGGATATCATGAATGAGCGGCGGAAGACAGAGGGTGTGAGTCCCATCCCGCAGGAGATCTTTGAGTACCTTATGGACCGGCTGGAGAAGGAGTCCTACTTTGAAAGCCACAATAAAGGTGACCCCAATGCACTAGTGGATGAGGATGCTGTGTGCTGTATCTGCAATGATGGTGAGTGCCAGAACAGCAATGTCATCCTATTCTGTGACATGTGCAACCTGGCTGTGCACCAAGAGTGCTACGGTGTCCCCTACATCCCTGAGGGCCAGTGGCTGTGCCGCCGCTGCCTACAGTCACCCTCCCGCGCTGTGGACTGTGCCCTGTGCCCCAACAAGGGTGGTGCCTTCAAGCAGACAGATGACGGGCGCTGGGCCCATGTGGTGTGTGCCCTGTGGATCCCTGAAGTCTGCTTTGCCAACACAGTCTTCCTGGAGCCTATCGACAGCATCGAGCACATCCCACCAGCTCGCTGGAAGCTGACCTGCTATATTTGCAAACAGCGGGGCTCAGGGGCATGCATTCAGTGCCACAAGGCCAACTGCTACACAGCCTTCCACGTGACATGTGCCCAGCAGGCTGGCCTTTACATGAAGATGGAGCCTGTGCGAGAGACAGGTGCCAATGGCACTTCTTTCAGCGTCCGCAAGACGGCCTACTGTGACATCCACACACCCCCAGGTTCAGCACGCCGCTTGCCTGCCCTGTCCCACAGTGAGGGTGAggaggatgaggatgaggaggaggatgagggtAAGAGTTGGAGCTCAGAGAAGGTCAAGAAGGCCAAGGCCAAGTCCCGGATCAAGATGAAGAAGGCACGGAAGATCCTGGCAGAGAAGCGGGCCGCAGCACCTGTGGTGTCGGTGCCCTGCATCCCACCACACAG GCTCAGTAAAATCACCAACCGCCTGACCATCCAAAGGAAGAGCCAGTTCATGCAGAGGCTACACAGCTACTGGACGCTGAAACGACAGTCACGAAATGGAGTCCCGCTGCTACGTCGCCTGCAGACACATCTGCAGTCTCAGAGGAATTGTGACCAAGTCGGG AGAGATTCTGAGGATAAGAACTGGGCCCTCAAAGAACAGCTCAAGTCCTGGCAGCGCCTCCGGCACGACCTGGAGCGAGCTCGGCTGCTGGTGGAGCTGATCCGCAAGCGGGAGAAACTCAAAAGGGAGACG ATCAAGGTCCAGCAGATCGCCATGGAGATGCAGCTGACCCCCTTCCTCATCCTCCTTCGCAAAACCTTGGAGCAGCTCCAAGAAAAGGACACAGGCAACATCTTCAGCGAGCCGGTCCCTCTGTCTGAG GTACCTGACTACCTAGACCACATCAAAAAGCCCATGGACTTTTTCACCATGAAGCAGAACTTGGAGGCTTACCGCTACCTGAACTTTGATGATTTTGAGGAGGACTTCAACCTTATCGTCAGCAACTGCCTCAAGTATAACGCCAAGGACACCATCTTCTACCGGGCAGCAGTGCGGCTCCGAGAACAGGGTGGCGCTGTGCTCCGCCAGGCCCGGCGCCAGGCAGAAAAAATGGGCATTGACTTTGAGACGGGCATGCATATCCCCCACAGCCTGGCTGGAGATGAGGCCCCACAGCACACTGAAGATG CAGCAGAGGAAGAGCGGCTGATCCTGCTGGAGAACCAGAAGCACCTGCCAGTGGAAGAGCAGCTGAAGTTGTTGCTGGAGCGGCTGGATGAGGTGAATGCCAGCAAGCAGAGTGTGAGTCGTTCACGGCGTGCAAAGATGATCAAGAAGGAGATGACGGCACTGCGGCGGAAGCTTGCCCACCAGCGGGAAACTGGAAGGGATGGGCCTGAGCGTCATGGCCCCTCCAGCCGGGGCAGCCTGACACCCCACCCGGCAGCATGTGACAAGGACGGGCAGACAGACAGTGCCGCCGAAGAGAGCAGCAGCCAGGAGACAACCAAAG gCCTGGGTCCCAACATGTCCTCAACCCCCGCACATGAGGTGGGCAGGAGAACCTCAGTTCTGTTCTCCAAAAAGAACCCGAAGACAGCTGGACCGCCCAAGAGGCCGGGCCGGCCCCCCAAAAACCGGGAGAGCCAGATGACCCCCAGCCACGGAGGCAGTCCTGTGGGGCCCCCCCAGCTCCCCATCATGGGCTCCCTACGTCAGCGCAAGCGGGGTAGGAGCCCCCGGCCCAGTTCGAGCTCAGACAGCGACAGTGATAAATCCACAGAAGACCCCCCAATGG ACTTACCAGCTAATGGCTTCAGCGGTGGAAATCAGCCAGTGAAGAAGAGTTTCTTGGTATATCGTAATGACTGCAGCCTTCCCCGGAGCAGCTCCGACTCTGAGTCTAGCAGCAGTAGCAGTAGCAGCGCTGCCTCAGACCGAACCAG CACAACACCCTCAAAACAGGGCCGGGGCAAGCCCTCCTTCTCTCGGGGCACATTCCCAGAAGACAGCAGTGAAGATACCTCAGGCACTGAGAACGAGGCCTACTCCGTGGGCACTGGCCGCGGCGTGGGCCACAGCAGTAAGTACCCTCACCCAAGGCCAGGGAAGCCGGGGGCCCGGTATCAGGGCCTTGCCAGCCCCCTGGCTGCTgatctgctccctctctcccattcCTGTGAAGTGGTAAGGAAGAGTCTGGGACGGGGAGCTGGCTGGCTGTCAGAGGATGAGGACTCCCCACTGGATGCTCTGGACCTGGTGTGGGCCAAATGCCGAGGGTATCCATCATACCCAGCTCTG
- the BRPF1 gene encoding peregrin isoform X2 translates to MGVDFDVKTFCHNLRATKPPYECPVETCRKVYKSYSGIEYHLYHYDHDNPPPPQQTPLRKHKKKGRQSRPANKQSPSPSEVSQSPGREVMSYAQAQRMVEVDLHGRVHRISIFDNLDVVSEDEEAPEEAPETGSNKENTETPAATPKSGKHKNKEKRKDSNHHHHHNASVSTTPKLPEVVYRELEQDTPDAPPRPTSYYRYIEKSAEELDEEVEYDMDEEDYIWLDIMNERRKTEGVSPIPQEIFEYLMDRLEKESYFESHNKGDPNALVDEDAVCCICNDGECQNSNVILFCDMCNLAVHQECYGVPYIPEGQWLCRRCLQSPSRAVDCALCPNKGGAFKQTDDGRWAHVVCALWIPEVCFANTVFLEPIDSIEHIPPARWKLTCYICKQRGSGACIQCHKANCYTAFHVTCAQQAGLYMKMEPVRETGANGTSFSVRKTAYCDIHTPPGSARRLPALSHSEGEEDEDEEEDEGKSWSSEKVKKAKAKSRIKMKKARKILAEKRAAAPVVSVPCIPPHRLSKITNRLTIQRKSQFMQRLHSYWTLKRQSRNGVPLLRRLQTHLQSQRNCDQVGRDSEDKNWALKEQLKSWQRLRHDLERARLLVELIRKREKLKRETIKVQQIAMEMQLTPFLILLRKTLEQLQEKDTGNIFSEPVPLSEVPDYLDHIKKPMDFFTMKQNLEAYRYLNFDDFEEDFNLIVSNCLKYNAKDTIFYRAAVRLREQGGAVLRQARRQAEKMGIDFETGMHIPHSLAGDEAPQHTEDAEEERLILLENQKHLPVEEQLKLLLERLDEVNASKQSVSRSRRAKMIKKEMTALRRKLAHQRETGRDGPERHGPSSRGSLTPHPAACDKDGQTDSAAEESSSQETTKGLGPNMSSTPAHEVGRRTSVLFSKKNPKTAGPPKRPGRPPKNRESQMTPSHGGSPVGPPQLPIMGSLRQRKRGRSPRPSSSSDSDSDKSTEDPPMDLPANGFSGGNQPVKKSFLVYRNDCSLPRSSSDSESSSSSSSSAASDRTSTTPSKQGRGKPSFSRGTFPEDSSEDTSGTENEAYSVGTGRGVGHSSKYPHPRPGKPGARYQGLASPLAADLLPLSHSCEVVRKSLGRGAGWLSEDEDSPLDALDLVWAKCRGYPSYPALIIDPKMPREGMFHHGVPIPVPPLEVLKLGEQMTQEAREHLYLVLFFDNKRTWQWLPRTKLVPLGVNQDLDKEKMLEGRKSNIRKSVQIAYHRALQHRSKVQGEQSSETSDSD, encoded by the exons ATGGGGGTGGACTTTGACGTGAAGACTTTCTGCCACAACTTGCGGGCAACTAAGCCACCATATGAGTGCCCCGTGGAGACCTGCCGTAAGGTCTACAAGAGTTACAGTGGTATTGAGTACCACCTATATCACTATGACCACGACAACCCACCACCCCCGCAGCAGACTCCACTCCGCAAGCACAAAAAGAAGGGGCGCCAATCACGCCCAGCCAACAAGCAGTCGCCCAGCCCCTCAGAGGTATCCCAGTCACCCGGCCGTGAGGTGATGAGCTACGCGCAGGCCCAGCGCATGGTGGAGGTGGACCTGCATGGCCGAGTCCACCGCATCAGCATCTTTGACAACCTGGATGTGGTGTCAGAGGATGAGGAGGCCCCTGAGGAGGCTCCTGAGACTGGTAGCAACAAGGAGAACACCGAGACACCAGCTGCTACTCCCAAGTCAGGCAAGCATAAGAACAAGGAGAAGCGCAAGGACtccaaccatcaccaccaccataaTGCTTCTGTGAGCACCACTCCCAAGCTGCCAGAGGTGGTATACCGGGAGTTGGAGCAGGACACCCCCGATGCCCCACCCCGGCCGACTTCCTATTACCG GTACATTGAGAAGTCGGCAGAGGAGCTGGACGAGGAAGTAGAATATGACATGGACGAGGAGGACTACATCTGGCTGGATATCATGAATGAGCGGCGGAAGACAGAGGGTGTGAGTCCCATCCCGCAGGAGATCTTTGAGTACCTTATGGACCGGCTGGAGAAGGAGTCCTACTTTGAAAGCCACAATAAAGGTGACCCCAATGCACTAGTGGATGAGGATGCTGTGTGCTGTATCTGCAATGATGGTGAGTGCCAGAACAGCAATGTCATCCTATTCTGTGACATGTGCAACCTGGCTGTGCACCAAGAGTGCTACGGTGTCCCCTACATCCCTGAGGGCCAGTGGCTGTGCCGCCGCTGCCTACAGTCACCCTCCCGCGCTGTGGACTGTGCCCTGTGCCCCAACAAGGGTGGTGCCTTCAAGCAGACAGATGACGGGCGCTGGGCCCATGTGGTGTGTGCCCTGTGGATCCCTGAAGTCTGCTTTGCCAACACAGTCTTCCTGGAGCCTATCGACAGCATCGAGCACATCCCACCAGCTCGCTGGAAGCTGACCTGCTATATTTGCAAACAGCGGGGCTCAGGGGCATGCATTCAGTGCCACAAGGCCAACTGCTACACAGCCTTCCACGTGACATGTGCCCAGCAGGCTGGCCTTTACATGAAGATGGAGCCTGTGCGAGAGACAGGTGCCAATGGCACTTCTTTCAGCGTCCGCAAGACGGCCTACTGTGACATCCACACACCCCCAGGTTCAGCACGCCGCTTGCCTGCCCTGTCCCACAGTGAGGGTGAggaggatgaggatgaggaggaggatgagggtAAGAGTTGGAGCTCAGAGAAGGTCAAGAAGGCCAAGGCCAAGTCCCGGATCAAGATGAAGAAGGCACGGAAGATCCTGGCAGAGAAGCGGGCCGCAGCACCTGTGGTGTCGGTGCCCTGCATCCCACCACACAG GCTCAGTAAAATCACCAACCGCCTGACCATCCAAAGGAAGAGCCAGTTCATGCAGAGGCTACACAGCTACTGGACGCTGAAACGACAGTCACGAAATGGAGTCCCGCTGCTACGTCGCCTGCAGACACATCTGCAGTCTCAGAGGAATTGTGACCAAGTCGGG AGAGATTCTGAGGATAAGAACTGGGCCCTCAAAGAACAGCTCAAGTCCTGGCAGCGCCTCCGGCACGACCTGGAGCGAGCTCGGCTGCTGGTGGAGCTGATCCGCAAGCGGGAGAAACTCAAAAGGGAGACG ATCAAGGTCCAGCAGATCGCCATGGAGATGCAGCTGACCCCCTTCCTCATCCTCCTTCGCAAAACCTTGGAGCAGCTCCAAGAAAAGGACACAGGCAACATCTTCAGCGAGCCGGTCCCTCTGTCTGAG GTACCTGACTACCTAGACCACATCAAAAAGCCCATGGACTTTTTCACCATGAAGCAGAACTTGGAGGCTTACCGCTACCTGAACTTTGATGATTTTGAGGAGGACTTCAACCTTATCGTCAGCAACTGCCTCAAGTATAACGCCAAGGACACCATCTTCTACCGGGCAGCAGTGCGGCTCCGAGAACAGGGTGGCGCTGTGCTCCGCCAGGCCCGGCGCCAGGCAGAAAAAATGGGCATTGACTTTGAGACGGGCATGCATATCCCCCACAGCCTGGCTGGAGATGAGGCCCCACAGCACACTGAAGATG CAGAGGAAGAGCGGCTGATCCTGCTGGAGAACCAGAAGCACCTGCCAGTGGAAGAGCAGCTGAAGTTGTTGCTGGAGCGGCTGGATGAGGTGAATGCCAGCAAGCAGAGTGTGAGTCGTTCACGGCGTGCAAAGATGATCAAGAAGGAGATGACGGCACTGCGGCGGAAGCTTGCCCACCAGCGGGAAACTGGAAGGGATGGGCCTGAGCGTCATGGCCCCTCCAGCCGGGGCAGCCTGACACCCCACCCGGCAGCATGTGACAAGGACGGGCAGACAGACAGTGCCGCCGAAGAGAGCAGCAGCCAGGAGACAACCAAAG gCCTGGGTCCCAACATGTCCTCAACCCCCGCACATGAGGTGGGCAGGAGAACCTCAGTTCTGTTCTCCAAAAAGAACCCGAAGACAGCTGGACCGCCCAAGAGGCCGGGCCGGCCCCCCAAAAACCGGGAGAGCCAGATGACCCCCAGCCACGGAGGCAGTCCTGTGGGGCCCCCCCAGCTCCCCATCATGGGCTCCCTACGTCAGCGCAAGCGGGGTAGGAGCCCCCGGCCCAGTTCGAGCTCAGACAGCGACAGTGATAAATCCACAGAAGACCCCCCAATGG ACTTACCAGCTAATGGCTTCAGCGGTGGAAATCAGCCAGTGAAGAAGAGTTTCTTGGTATATCGTAATGACTGCAGCCTTCCCCGGAGCAGCTCCGACTCTGAGTCTAGCAGCAGTAGCAGTAGCAGCGCTGCCTCAGACCGAACCAG CACAACACCCTCAAAACAGGGCCGGGGCAAGCCCTCCTTCTCTCGGGGCACATTCCCAGAAGACAGCAGTGAAGATACCTCAGGCACTGAGAACGAGGCCTACTCCGTGGGCACTGGCCGCGGCGTGGGCCACAGCAGTAAGTACCCTCACCCAAGGCCAGGGAAGCCGGGGGCCCGGTATCAGGGCCTTGCCAGCCCCCTGGCTGCTgatctgctccctctctcccattcCTGTGAAGTGGTAAGGAAGAGTCTGGGACGGGGAGCTGGCTGGCTGTCAGAGGATGAGGACTCCCCACTGGATGCTCTGGACCTGGTGTGGGCCAAATGCCGAGGGTATCCATCATACCCAGCTCTG